The genomic segment CCTGGGAGCCGATGACCGGATGCCTGGAGGCACTACCCCTGGGGACAGCCGTCAGGCCGCACCCCTACTAGTGAACGCCGGCGCCGATGTGATCGATCTTTCTGGTGGCCTCTGCGGCTACCTGACGCACGGCCCTGAGGGCTTCTTCCTGTACTTGGCCGAGGCCATAAAACCAGTGGCTAAGGCCCCGGTAATGGTGACCGGGGGCATCAAGACAGCAGCATTTGCCGACCGCATAATTCGCCAGGGTCTGGCCGACCTGGTGGGCATCGGTCGAGCCCTCCTCAAAGACCAAGAGTGGGCACAAAAGGCCTGGGAGGAACTAAACCAGGCTAGCAATGGAGAGCCGGAGTTACCCCGCTGACGGGATAACTCCGGCTCTTGATTAATGACCACCCACCACGATCTTCGGCACTTTAGGAGCTCGTAATATCGCCAGGGCTTTTTCTAAGTGCTCGCCAGCCAAACTCCTCAGCTTCTGGCACTGAGCCTCAGTAGCAGCACCATAGGCAGGCT from the Clostridia bacterium genome contains:
- a CDS encoding NADH:flavin oxidoreductase, whose amino-acid sequence is LGADDRMPGGTTPGDSRQAAPLLVNAGADVIDLSGGLCGYLTHGPEGFFLYLAEAIKPVAKAPVMVTGGIKTAAFADRIIRQGLADLVGIGRALLKDQEWAQKAWEELNQASNGEPELPR